The following DNA comes from Actinomycetota bacterium.
TGGTGGCTACCCACGACTCGGGGGGGCGCCTGGTCCGCCTGGCTCGCACGGCCATGCCCCGGCTGCGCTCCGGGCTCGGCCTGCAGCGGTGTGCCACCACCCCCAAGGCGCCGGTGGCCGGACCCACGCCGGCGAAGGCGCAGCCCGAGGTGGCCCCAGTTGCTCCGACAACGACAGATCAGGAGGCGGCGCAGCCGCGAACGGCGGAGGGCATCCCCCGCGTCCTGGACAAGAGCTTCTTCGAAGCCGGCCTGACCAAAGCAAACGTGGAGCAGGCGATCCATCTGTTCGGTCAAACCGACGTCGCGAACGAGGTCCTGGCCTGGCTCGCCTCCCGCGGCATCAAAGCGATGGTCGTGTTCGTCGCGGAAGGGGCATTCCTTCCCGGCCGCGATCGCACCGCCGCAGGGACCTACCGAGAGGTGGGGGCGGGCCGGTACAACATCTACGCCGTAGCCGGCACCCGAAAGGGCGAGTTCGTCTTGATCGACGCGCGCGGCACCCGCGAGTGGCGGGATCGAGTGGTGGACGCCGAGCCCGACGGGATCGCGGACACCATCTTCCACGAGCTCCTCCACGTGTGGTTCACGAACCGCTTCCCGGGCGCTGACATCACAACCGGCCACACGCAGTCCGTGAAGCCGACAGAGATCTTCCTCGGTGGAGCGAAGATCTACGACGAGCCCCAGTACGACGCGCGTTTCTTGGCGAAGTTGAAGCAGTTCGACGCTCAGGTGCGTGAGGTCAAGGCGAAGGAGGGGGCTCGGTGAACGCGCGCTGGTTCGGCGGGGGGATGGTCCTTCCGCAGGTCGTCCTGCTCGGCCGGCCCCGATCGCTGTTTCGGCTGGCGGGCTACGTCGGCTTGGCCGCATCAATAGCCCTCGCGCTGCAGCTGGTGGCGTTCCGAGGAGCGCCCACTTGGCCCATGCTCGTCGTGGCCGTCGTCGCCATCGTCACCTTCCTTGCCTTGGCCATGGCCACGAAGGTCATCACGGGGACGGAGTCACTCACTCTGTATCACCACCTGATCGCGGTCCTGGCCCTCTCGGCGCTCACGCTGTGGCTTCTCGGCCAGCCCATCCTCGTCTACCTGGACGCCACCGTTCTCGGGGTCGGTCTGTTCATCGCGTTCGGTCGCGTCGGGTGCCTGAGCGCCGGGTGCTGCCACGGTCGCCCGTGGGCAAGGGGCGTCCGGTACCGCGACGAGCACGCGGCCGCAGGCTTCCCGCGACACATGGTCGGCGTGCCGCTCTTTCCCATCCAGGCCATCGAGGCCGCGAGCCTCGTCGTGATCGTGACGGTCGGGGCAGTCCTCGTGGCACGTGGTGCGGCGCCCGGAGCGGCTCTGCTCTGGTATCTCTCCGCGTACGCGATCGAGCGGTTCCTGTTGGAGTTCGCTCGGGGAGACCCGCCCCGGCCATACCTGTGGGGATTCTCCGAAGCCCAGTGGACCTCCCTGGCGCTGTCCTGGGGGGTGGCAGGGGCGGGACTGACGGGGATTCTGCCGGGGCAATTCTGGCCGCTCGTAGGGGCGCTCGGCACCACCATCACCACAGGCGTGGTGGCGATGTGGCGGCGCAGTGCACACGGAGCATGGTCCAAGCTGCTCACTGCTCGGCACATCGATGAGGTCGCGAGGGCCCTGACCGAGCTGAAGGAGGCCGGGGCCGGGCCGATGCGAACGGCGCGTCCTGCTGACATCGAGCTGGTGAGGACATCGCTCGGCATCCTGATCTCGTCGGATATCGGGTCGCCTGGCGGAACGCCGTACTACGCGCTGTCCCGTCTCCGTCCACCGCTGTCTCCAGCGGAAGCACGGGCGCTGGCCCACCTCGTGATGCGCCTGCGGCATTCCGGTGCGCCGCTGGATCTCGGTGAAGGCGGGGCCGGCGTATGGCATCTGAACTTTGGGTCGGCGGCGACGGCCGTGCACCGAAATCAGGCCGGTGGCAACGTCCACTTGCCTCCGCCCCGAATGATTTCCGGCCGGAAAGAGACGGAATTCGGAACCGACCCCTTGACGGACCAGCCGATGGGGGGCTATGACTCCGAGGGACGTCGTCGGCGAATTCGACACCAGGGGAGGGGAAGCGGGAGGCCGATCGGATGACGACATTTCCCGGATCGCCGCGACTGCTGAAGGGCGCCATTGTGGGCATTGATCCGTTCAACCCGCTCGCCAGCGTTGTCATCTTCCAGTACAACCCTGATTCAATGACCCGCCAGCTTCAGGCGCAGACCACGGGAGCGGGCGGTGGGGGCCGGGCCCAAGCCGTTCGGTTGAAGGGCGCGCCCGTCGAGACGATCGGCCTCACCGTGGAGATCGACGCGGTGGACCAACTCGAGACGGGGGACGGGATCGCCTCCACCATGGGCGTCTATCCACAGCTCTCCGCCTTGGAGATGCTGCTGTACCCGAAAAGTGCTCTGGTCATCGCCAACACGGTGCTCACGACGCTCGGCACCATCGAGACGATCGCTCCTGAGGCACCCATGACCCTGTTCGTGTGGGGGGTGAAGCGGGTCCTGCCCGTTCGATTGACCGGGTTCACGATCACCGAGGAGGCGTACGACGTCGGGCTGAACCCCATTCGTGCCAAGGTGGCCCTGAGCCTTCGGGTGCTGTCCTACAGCGACCTGTCCATCACCGACCCCGGCTATTACCTCTTCCTCGCCCATCAGGTGATGAAGGAGGTCATGGCAACCATCGGTAGCATCGGAAACGCCGCGGCGGCCGCCTCCGGCTCCGTGAGCGCCGGAGTCACCATCGGAGGCTAGAGGTGTTCTCGCCGACCAGCCGGTACGCGAGGTTGCCCACCGCGACGGTTGCGGTGACCGATCGGGATGGGACCGTGCGGGACGTTCGGTACGTGCGGCGACGGTTCCTCCCGGCCCCCGGCTCGTCGGTCGCGCTCGCCTCGCACACCGTGGTCGAGGGGGATCGTCTCGACAACATCACGGCGCGGTACCTGGGCGACCCGACCCAGTTCTGGCGGATGTGCGACGCGAACGCGGCCATGAACCCACCGGACCTCCTCCGGGCGGGGGTCACCCTCCTCGTGCCCGTACCGCAGGCCTGAGCGCGGATGCCGGCGCTCGGGACGTATGTCACGTTCCTGATCGGTCCCACCGTCGCGTCCCCGGCCCCTCCGGCGCTCACCGAGGCCATCGACTCCATCGAGGTCACGCACAGCGACGAGGGGCGCTCCGGATTCCAGATGACGTTTCAGACCGCCAGGAGCGGCCCCGCCGACATCGTGGACGATCCGTTGCTCGCCACATCGCTCCTGGAGCCCTTCAACCGGGTCATCCTCATCGCCACGCTGGGAGGGGTTCCCCGCGTGCTGATGGACGGTGTGATCACGCACCGGCAGCTCGCCCCGGCAGAGGACGTGGGGGCATCGAGCGTCACGATCACCGGTGAGGACGTCAGCGTGATGATGGACCTCGAGGAGAAGTCGGCGGAGCACCCCGCCCAGGACGAGACGATCATCGCCAACGTCATCATCGCCAGTTACGCCCAGTACGGGCTGATCCCGACGGTGATCCCTCCCCTCGTGGTCGACCCGCCGATTCCGATCGAGCGCGTCCCCGTCCAGCAGGGAACCGACCTCCAGTATCTGAACGAGATGGCCCAGCGATACGGCTACGTGTTCTTCGTGAGCCCCGGCCCGGCTCCGTTCACCAACATCGCGTATTGGGGACCTTCGCCCCGGCTCTCGGTCCCGCAGCGGGCCCTCACCGTGAACATGGGGCCGGACTCCAATGTCGAATCACTCTCGTTTCAGCAGGACGCGCTGGGGCCGACCCGGGTGGCCGGAAGCGTCCAGGATCGCAACACCAACCAGTCGGTGACGGTCCAGTCCGTCGCGGTCACCCGTCCGCCGCTGGCGGCCCTGCCGTCGTGGGCGACCCAGTCCAACGTGCGCACCGTGCAGTTTCGCCAGACGGGCCTGAACATGGCCCAGGCCCTGGCCCGGGCCCAGGGTACCGCCGACGCATCGAGCGACACCCTGGTGGCGGAGGGCGAACTCGACGCGACGCGCTACGGTGACCTCCTCCAGGCCCGCGCGCTGGTCGGGCTGCGGGGGGCGGGCTATCAGCACGACGGGTTCTTCTACGTGAAGCGGGTGACGCACACCATTCGGCGAGGCGAGTACCGGCAGCGCTTCACCCTGACTCGAGAGGGCGTGGGGTCGACCACCCCCGCGGTGACCCCGTGACCGGTGCGGTCGCCGCCGAGGCGCACGGCCGGACCGGCGGAAGAGAGGCTGATCGGATGACGCAGTTCTACGGCAAGTACCGGGGGAAGGTCGCGAACAACGTGGACCCCATGCAGTTGGGACGGGTCCAGGTCTCTGTTCCGGCCGTGCTGGGGGACGGCCAGATGAGCTGGGCCATGCCCTGCGTCCCGTTCGCCGGCTCCGGAGTGGGGCTCTTCCTGGTCCCGCCCGTGGGCGCGAACGTGTGGGTGGAATTCGAGGGTGGCGACACGAACTACCCGATCTGGAGCGGCTGCTTCTGGGGGATTGGCGAGGTCCCCGCGTCGCCCGCGCTGGCCCAGATGAAGGTCCTGAAGACGGACGCCATGACGGTCACGCTTTCGGATCTGCCCGGCGCCGGGGGGCTGACCATCGAGGTCAACCCTCCCGCGGTGGCCACCCCGCTCAAGATCGCGCTCTCCTCGAGCGGCATCGAGCTGTCGAACGGCGCCGCGAAGGTCTCGCTCACCCCCGCCAGCGTCTCGATCAACGACGGCGCCCTGGAGGTCATCTGATGGGGACTCCGGTCGTGCAGATGGGGGCGACGGTGATGTGCTCCCACGGGGGCCAGGCCCAGGCGACGGCTCCCAATCCGCGAGTCCTGCTGGGGGGACAACCCGTCACGACGTTGTCGGCGCCGTGGGTGGTGGCCGGGTGCGCGTTCGTCCCTCCGGCTGGCAACGGACCCTGCGTGACCGCGACGTGGATGAGTGGGGCGACCCGCGTCCTGGCGGGGGGCCAGCCGGTCCTGCTGCAGAGCGGCCAGGCGACGTGCACGCCCACCGGAACCCCGCTGATGGTGGTGGTCACCCAGATGCGGGTCCTGGGGACCTGATGGACGTCGCGTATCCCTTCCGGATCGACGGCCGGGGACGGACGGCGGAGGCCGACCGGGACGCCCACGTCCGCGACCTCATCGAACAGGTCCTGTTCACCACGCCGGGGGAACGAGTCAATCGGCCCACCTTCGGCAGCGGCGTTCGCCAGCTCGTCTTCGCTCCGAACAGCGCGGAGGTCGCCACGGCGACGCAGTTCCTCATCCAGGGCGCGCTGCAGCAGTGGCTGGGCGACGTCATGCAGGTCGAGTCCGTCGACGTGGAAAGCGACGACGCGACGCTGCGGGTGACCGTCCAGTACCGGACGAGGCAGGGTCAGCAGGCGCAAACGGCAGTGTTCACGCGAGGGACGTGAGGATGGCCACCCAGTACCGGTGCGGGAACGAGGGGCGACGGCTGGCGGTTCGGACCACGAGGCGACCGGACGGCACGGCGGTCATGAACGGGATCGACTATCTGACGGTGGAACCGGGCCAGACCCGGTTGACCGTGAACTTCATCCACAACCTCCCCGGCGGAGGGGCGCCCGATCCGGTCCCGGCCGCCGGGCCGGAGCTCGGCGCATCGAACCTGGTGGTGGACGGCGGGGTCCGCGTGGTCGACGTCCGCGTGACCCTGGTGGAGACGCAGGGAAGCTCGGTCACCGTCCACGTGGATCGTCCCGGCGACTTCTCCACCTACACCCTGCGGCTGATCCGGTCGCCCTCCGACCCCAACCCTCCCCTCGGGTTCGACCCTCAGCTCTCGGCCGTCCCGTTCGTCTTCAAGGTCGATTGCCCCAGCCCGTTCGACTGCCTCCACGTCACGCCGTGCCTCCCGCCCGGCCTGCCCGAGCCCCACATCGACTACCTGGCCCGGGACTACGCCAGCCTCCGCCAGCTCATGCTGGACCGGCTGGCCGTGGTCATGCCGGCATGGCGGGAACGGAATCCGGCCGACCTCGGCGTGGCCCTGGTCGAGGTCCTGGCCTACACCGGGGACCACCTCAGCTACTTCCAGGACGCCGTGGCCACGGAGGCCTATCTGGGGACGGCCCGCAGGCGGGTGTCGGTGCGCCGCCACGCCCGCCTGCTCGATTACCGCATGCACGACGGATGCAACGCGCGAGCGTGGGTGGCCATCACCGCCGGCCCGGCGGGCAGCGGGAAGCTCCTCCCCGGGCCGTCGGGCACCAGGCCGGGAACGGCTCTGGTGACGATGGTCGATCCCGGCCGGGCGACGCTCGCCGAGGAGGTGGCCGCCGCCGCCGTCCGGGGGGGAGCCGAGGTCTTCGAGACGATGCACGACATCACCCCGTACGCCTCCAACGACACGCTGCGCTTCTATACGTGGGACGACGAGGAGTGCTGCCTGCCCGCCGGGGCCACCCGAGCCACGCTCCGGGACGACGGGCCGGCCGGCCGGCTGGTCCTTCGGGCCGGGGACGTCGTGATCTTCGAGGAGCGCGTGGGGCCGGGGACGGGGCTGACCGCCGACGCGGACCCCACCCACCGGCACGTGGTGAGGCTGCGGTCGGTTCGACCGGAGGCGGAGAGCTCGGTGGTCGTCGGGGTCGAGGTTCGAACCGCTTCGCCGGCGGTGACCGACCAACTGACCCAGACACCCATCGTCGAGATCGAGTGGTTCGACGAGGACGCCCTTCCCTTTCCGCTCTGCATCTCCACGGTGGTCGACGGCATCCCCTTCCAGGACGTCACCACGGCCTGGGGGAACGTCGTCCTGGCCGACCACGGGGCCACCCAGGCTCCGGAGCAGCTCGACCCGCCCGTCGTTCCCCCGGACCGGCCCTACCGGTCCCGGCTCCAGGGTTTCGGCATCACCGAGCGAGAGCCCTTCGATCCCGGCGGGGCCAGGTCCCGTCCGGCCGCCGGGCTGGCCACGCAGGATCCCCGGGCCGGGCTTCCGGACGTGTCGCTGTCCGGAGGGGGCGAGACCTGGATCGCCCGGCAGGATCTCCTGGCCAGCGGCCGGTTCGACACGGAGTTCGTGGTCGAGACCGACGACGAGGGCACGGCGAGACTCCGGTTCGGCGACGGCGTGTTCGGGCGTCCTCCGTCCAGCGGGCTGATCGCCACGTACCGGGTGGGAAACGGGCCGGCCGGGAACGTCGGCGCCGCCGCCATCGCCCACGCGGTCACGTCGGTCCCGATCGCGGGCGTGCGGAACCCGCTCCCGGCCGAGGGGGGAACCGGGCCCGAATCGACGGAACAGGTTCGACTGTTCGCGCCGCGGGCGTTCCGCTTCCCCAAGCGTGCGGTCACGGAGCAGGACTACGCGGAGGTGGCCCAGCGCCACCGGGAGGTCCAGAAGGCGGTGGCGAGGCTCCGGTGGACCGGAAGCTGGCACACCGTGTTCGTCTACGTCGACCGCCGGGGCGGGCGACCCGTCGACGACGCGTTCCGGGACCAGCTTCGCTCCTTCCTGGAGGGCTTCCGGATGGCGGGCCTCGATCTGGAGATCGAAGGCCCGCAGTTCGTCCCGCTCGACATCGTGTTCCGGGTCTGCGCCAAGGCCGGGTACGACCCGAACGACGTCCGCTCCGCGTTGCTGACCGCCTTCGGCACCGGTGAGCTCCCCGCCGGAGGGCCGGCCTTCTTCCACCCGGACCAGTTCACGTTCGGCCAGCCCGTGTACCTCAGCCGCATCATCGCCCGGGCCATGGCCGTCCCCGGTGTGGAGTGGGTGGACACGGCGGACCGCGCGCCGACCATGTTCCAGCGGTGGGGACAGCCCGCCAGAGGGGAGCTCGCGGGTGGTGCCCTCGAGATGGCTCCGCTGGAGATCGCCCGGGTGGACAACGACCCTAACGCCCCGGAGAACGGCCGGATCGACTTCGTGGTGGAGGCAGGACAGTGAACGGGAGCCATGGCGGGTCTGGCCCCGAGCTGTGCGGCTGCTGCGAGCCGGAGCCCCAGGCCGCCCCCGTCTCCAACCGTCCCGGGCTTCCGGCGCTGGCCTACCGGGTCGGGACGCACGGCACGTTGCTCCGCCGGATGCTGGCCCGCCTCGCGCTGGAGACGGTCGGGGACGGACCGGAGGGAGACCGGCGGCCCCTGGCGTCCCTGACCTCCCGGACCACGGAGGACTTCTCCATCTCCCTGCTCGACGCCTGGGCCCTCGTGGGCGACGTGGTCACGTTCTACCAGGAGCGAATGGCCAACGAGGGGTACCTGCGGACGGCCACCGAGCGGGTCTCGGTGCTGGAGCTGGCCCGGGCCATCGGCTACGAGCTGAACCCCGGCGTGGCCGCCGGGACGTACCTCGCCTTCACCGTCGAGGAGGCCCCGGGAGCTCCAGCCTCGGCCATGGTGGAGAAGGGCCTGAAGGTGCTCTCGATCCCCGCGCAAGGGCAGAAGCCCCAGGCGTACGAGACGGTCGAGGAGATACAGGTGCGCCTGGAGTGGAACGCCGTGCGCCCCCGCCAGACCGTTCCCCAACCGCTCGCGGCCGGCATGACCTCCCTGTACCTGGAGGGCCTGGCCACCCAGCTCCAGGTCGGGGACCCACTCCTGCTGGTGGGGCTGGAGCGGGCGGTGAAGAACGTGGGGTCGGAACGGTGGGACCTCCGGACCGTGACCTCGGTCACGGCCATTCCCGAGCGGAACCAGACCAGGGTGACCTGGGACAAGCCCCTGGGCGAGCCGGTGGGCTCGCCTCCGGCGCGCTTCCGAACGCTGCCCGCGGAGGCCGACGCCCACGCATATGCCCTCCGCCTGAGGACCTCGCTGTTCGGCTACAACGCCCCCGACTGGCGGGCCATGCCGCTGTCCACGCAGGTCGCGTTCGCGTACCCCGGTCGGGATCCCGACGCCGTGCCGCGGAGGGATCTGCCGGACCAATGGCCCGGCTTCGCCCTGGTCCCCGGGTCGCACATCCTGGACCTGGACGGGGACCATCCCAAGGTGGTGGCGGGTTCGTGGCTCGTCCTCACCCGGCCGGGCTGGACCGAGCTGTATCGCGTGACGAGCGTGGCCCCCACCGCTCGGTCGGATTTCACCATGTCCTCGAAGGTGACCCGAGTGGGCATCGACACCACCGAGCACCTCGGCAGGTTCGGGCTGCGAGGGACCTCCGTGCTCGCCCAGAGCGACGAGCTCGAGCTGGCGGACATGCCGATCGAGGAGCCGGTGGCGGGGAGGACGGTCGAGCTGGGAGAGGTCGTCACGGCGCCAGCAGAGGGCCGTCCCGTCGCCATCACCGGCAAGCGCATCCGGGTCCGGATCACGGCGAACATGGGTTCCGTCTCGTTCCTGGCCTCGGGCGACGACCAGGCCGTGCCGCTCGCGACGGGGGACTCGCTGCAGGTCGTGTCGCCGCCCGACGCCTCTGGATGCTGGGGCCTGCTGGATCGAGACGCGCGAGAGGGATTCGCGCGGCTCCCGTCGGGCTCGTTCGTGTACGAGCGCGCGCCGAAGGAGGACGCCGACGTGAGCGAGGTGGCCTTCGTGCAGACGGTGGTCCAGGAACGGGATCGCACCACCCTCGTACTGGCCCGGGCCCTGGCGAGGGCGTACGACCGGACCACCGTGACCGTCTCCATGAACGTGGTGCGCGCCACGCACGGGGAGACGGTGCAGGAGGTGCTGGGGAGCGGGGACGGCAGCGTCGCCAACCAGCGGTTCGTGCTGAAGAAGCCACCCCTGACGTTCGTGTCCGCACCGTCGGCGTCCGGCGCCGAGGACACCCTGACTGTCCGGGTGGACGAGGTGGCCTGGGACGAGGCTCCCTCGCTGTTCGGGCTGGGCCCCCGGGACCGGAGCTACATCGTGCGGATCGACGACGACGCCCGGGCGTCCGTCACCTTCGGCGACGGCGAGAGCGGCGCGCGACTCCCCACCGGACAGGAGAATGTCACGGCGACCTACCGCAGCGGGATCGGGCCGGAGGGCGAAGCGGAGGCCGGCGCCATCACGTTGTTGCAGAAGCGGCCCCTGGGCGTGCGCGGGGTAACCAACCCCGTCGGCGCCACGGGCTCGGCCGCGCCGGAGAAGCTCGAGGACGCGCGGCAGAACGCCCCACTCACCGTCGTCACGCTCGATCGGATGGTGTCCCTCCAGGACTTCGAGGACTTCGCCCGGGCCTTCGCCGGCATCGGGAAGGCCATGGCGGTGGCGGAGTGGGACGGACAGCGCCGCGTGGTGCGGCTGTCGGTGGCCGGGGCGCTCGGGGAGAAGGTCGATTCCTCCTCCCAGCTGTACCTGGACCTGGTCGCGGCCATCGACCGGTTCCGCGACCCCGTGCAGGACGTCATCGTCACCGGATACCGGCGTCGCACCTTCGGTGTGCAGGCCACCGTGATCGTCGACCGGACGTACCTGCCCGACAGGGTGCTGAGGGACGTGCAGGACGCGCTGCTCGAGGCGTTCTCCTTTGAAGCCCGGACCTTCGGCCAGGGGGTCACCTCCGCCGAAGTGGTGACCGCCATCCAGTCGGTGGACGGGGTGACGGCGGTGATCCTGGAAGGGTTGTCGCTGGACCCCGCCGTGGATCCCGGTGCGACCGATCCCTGTGCCCCGCCCGCCCGGCCGAACTCGCCGCACACGGAGGGCGACGTGCTCCGAGTGGAGCCCGGGGACCTCCTGCTGCTCGAGTCGACCGGGATCTCGCTCGTCGCGAGGATCGCCCCGTGACCCCCGGGCGCCTGTACGGGTTGCTCCCGGCCGTGCACCGGGTCCGGGACGCGGACCAGGGGTATCCGCTTCGGGCCCTGCTCGCCGTCGTCGAAGAGCAGCTCGACGTGCTCGAGGGGGACGTCGAAGCCCTTTACGAGAACTGGTTCGTCGAGACCTGCCAGGAGTGGGTCCTCCCCTACGTCGGCGATCTCCTGCGGATCCGGGGGATCGAGCCGTCGACCTCGGGCGCATTCAGCCAGCGGGCCCGGGTGGCCAATACGGTCGCCTACCGCCGGCGCAAGGGAACGGCGGCCGTCCTCGAGCAGGTGGCCCGGGACGTCACCGATTGGCCGGCCCGAGCCGTCGAGTTCTTCCAGCTCCTGGGGTGGAACCAGAACGTGAACCACCTGCGCCCGAGGAGCCTGCGCACACCGGACCTCCGCGACGCGAACAGCCTCGAGCTGCTGGGCGGACCGTTCGAGGCGGCCGCGCACACGGTGGACGTCCGGGACGTGAGCACGTCCGCCGGCCGCTACGACATCCCGAACGTGGGCCTGTTTCTTTGGCGCCTCCAGCCGTACGGGGTGTGGCGCTCTTCGGCCCGGGCCGTGGCCGAACCGGCGGACGGCCGGTTCTGGTTCGGACCGCTCGCGATGGACGCTCCCTTGTTCAACGCGCCGCAGGCGGAGACCGAGATCACGCACCTGGCCGAGGAGCAGAACGTGGCCGGGGTGCTGCGGCGGCGGCCCCTGCACGACGAGCTCGAGGCCCGACGCCGTGCCCGATCGGCGGACGAAGAGGCCGAGCGGGTCTACTTCGGGGCCGAGCCCGTGATCCGCCTGTTCGTGGGAGACCCCCTCGCCGAGATCCCTCCCGAGCGGATCATGATCTGCGACCTGTCCGCCTGGGATCGGCCGCCCACGCAGCGCCTGTATCCGGGGCCGTCGGGACAGGGACAGGTGAGCCAACCGATCGACGTGGCCGTCGACCCGGCCACCGGGCGCATCGCCTTCCCGGCCGGAGTGGACCGGGGACAGCCCGTGGTGAGCTTCTCCTACGGATTCCCCGGCGACCTCGGGGGAGGTCCGTACAACCGCCGCGACTCCGTCCAGGCCTGGCTGGGCTCGTCCCGCCGCGCC
Coding sequences within:
- a CDS encoding prolipoprotein diacylglyceryl transferase; this encodes MNARWFGGGMVLPQVVLLGRPRSLFRLAGYVGLAASIALALQLVAFRGAPTWPMLVVAVVAIVTFLALAMATKVITGTESLTLYHHLIAVLALSALTLWLLGQPILVYLDATVLGVGLFIAFGRVGCLSAGCCHGRPWARGVRYRDEHAAAGFPRHMVGVPLFPIQAIEAASLVVIVTVGAVLVARGAAPGAALLWYLSAYAIERFLLEFARGDPPRPYLWGFSEAQWTSLALSWGVAGAGLTGILPGQFWPLVGALGTTITTGVVAMWRRSAHGAWSKLLTARHIDEVARALTELKEAGAGPMRTARPADIELVRTSLGILISSDIGSPGGTPYYALSRLRPPLSPAEARALAHLVMRLRHSGAPLDLGEGGAGVWHLNFGSAATAVHRNQAGGNVHLPPPRMISGRKETEFGTDPLTDQPMGGYDSEGRRRRIRHQGRGSGRPIG
- a CDS encoding LysM peptidoglycan-binding domain-containing protein, which produces MRDVRYVRRRFLPAPGSSVALASHTVVEGDRLDNITARYLGDPTQFWRMCDANAAMNPPDLLRAGVTLLVPVPQA
- a CDS encoding phage baseplate assembly protein V, whose protein sequence is MTQFYGKYRGKVANNVDPMQLGRVQVSVPAVLGDGQMSWAMPCVPFAGSGVGLFLVPPVGANVWVEFEGGDTNYPIWSGCFWGIGEVPASPALAQMKVLKTDAMTVTLSDLPGAGGLTIEVNPPAVATPLKIALSSSGIELSNGAAKVSLTPASVSINDGALEVI
- a CDS encoding DUF4280 domain-containing protein encodes the protein MGTPVVQMGATVMCSHGGQAQATAPNPRVLLGGQPVTTLSAPWVVAGCAFVPPAGNGPCVTATWMSGATRVLAGGQPVLLQSGQATCTPTGTPLMVVVTQMRVLGT
- a CDS encoding GPW/gp25 family protein, yielding MDVAYPFRIDGRGRTAEADRDAHVRDLIEQVLFTTPGERVNRPTFGSGVRQLVFAPNSAEVATATQFLIQGALQQWLGDVMQVESVDVESDDATLRVTVQYRTRQGQQAQTAVFTRGT
- a CDS encoding putative baseplate assembly protein; protein product: MATQYRCGNEGRRLAVRTTRRPDGTAVMNGIDYLTVEPGQTRLTVNFIHNLPGGGAPDPVPAAGPELGASNLVVDGGVRVVDVRVTLVETQGSSVTVHVDRPGDFSTYTLRLIRSPSDPNPPLGFDPQLSAVPFVFKVDCPSPFDCLHVTPCLPPGLPEPHIDYLARDYASLRQLMLDRLAVVMPAWRERNPADLGVALVEVLAYTGDHLSYFQDAVATEAYLGTARRRVSVRRHARLLDYRMHDGCNARAWVAITAGPAGSGKLLPGPSGTRPGTALVTMVDPGRATLAEEVAAAAVRGGAEVFETMHDITPYASNDTLRFYTWDDEECCLPAGATRATLRDDGPAGRLVLRAGDVVIFEERVGPGTGLTADADPTHRHVVRLRSVRPEAESSVVVGVEVRTASPAVTDQLTQTPIVEIEWFDEDALPFPLCISTVVDGIPFQDVTTAWGNVVLADHGATQAPEQLDPPVVPPDRPYRSRLQGFGITEREPFDPGGARSRPAAGLATQDPRAGLPDVSLSGGGETWIARQDLLASGRFDTEFVVETDDEGTARLRFGDGVFGRPPSSGLIATYRVGNGPAGNVGAAAIAHAVTSVPIAGVRNPLPAEGGTGPESTEQVRLFAPRAFRFPKRAVTEQDYAEVAQRHREVQKAVARLRWTGSWHTVFVYVDRRGGRPVDDAFRDQLRSFLEGFRMAGLDLEIEGPQFVPLDIVFRVCAKAGYDPNDVRSALLTAFGTGELPAGGPAFFHPDQFTFGQPVYLSRIIARAMAVPGVEWVDTADRAPTMFQRWGQPARGELAGGALEMAPLEIARVDNDPNAPENGRIDFVVEAGQ
- a CDS encoding putative baseplate assembly protein gives rise to the protein MNGSHGGSGPELCGCCEPEPQAAPVSNRPGLPALAYRVGTHGTLLRRMLARLALETVGDGPEGDRRPLASLTSRTTEDFSISLLDAWALVGDVVTFYQERMANEGYLRTATERVSVLELARAIGYELNPGVAAGTYLAFTVEEAPGAPASAMVEKGLKVLSIPAQGQKPQAYETVEEIQVRLEWNAVRPRQTVPQPLAAGMTSLYLEGLATQLQVGDPLLLVGLERAVKNVGSERWDLRTVTSVTAIPERNQTRVTWDKPLGEPVGSPPARFRTLPAEADAHAYALRLRTSLFGYNAPDWRAMPLSTQVAFAYPGRDPDAVPRRDLPDQWPGFALVPGSHILDLDGDHPKVVAGSWLVLTRPGWTELYRVTSVAPTARSDFTMSSKVTRVGIDTTEHLGRFGLRGTSVLAQSDELELADMPIEEPVAGRTVELGEVVTAPAEGRPVAITGKRIRVRITANMGSVSFLASGDDQAVPLATGDSLQVVSPPDASGCWGLLDRDAREGFARLPSGSFVYERAPKEDADVSEVAFVQTVVQERDRTTLVLARALARAYDRTTVTVSMNVVRATHGETVQEVLGSGDGSVANQRFVLKKPPLTFVSAPSASGAEDTLTVRVDEVAWDEAPSLFGLGPRDRSYIVRIDDDARASVTFGDGESGARLPTGQENVTATYRSGIGPEGEAEAGAITLLQKRPLGVRGVTNPVGATGSAAPEKLEDARQNAPLTVVTLDRMVSLQDFEDFARAFAGIGKAMAVAEWDGQRRVVRLSVAGALGEKVDSSSQLYLDLVAAIDRFRDPVQDVIVTGYRRRTFGVQATVIVDRTYLPDRVLRDVQDALLEAFSFEARTFGQGVTSAEVVTAIQSVDGVTAVILEGLSLDPAVDPGATDPCAPPARPNSPHTEGDVLRVEPGDLLLLESTGISLVARIAP